Proteins from one Megalopta genalis isolate 19385.01 chromosome 1, iyMegGena1_principal, whole genome shotgun sequence genomic window:
- the LOC117218682 gene encoding G-protein coupled receptor Mth2: MPGNTKSLLVLMHILLWDLAVCYDRVKDETPTIYWIPRENGTAIPEEYTNLPLVSKCCPDGEVFIKNGTNTAVCGVIHSTAEYNFSPIFYNFNKSGYEIPGDEHSTFVAITGDPCKYKRYMLDPDETSDDNSYLLVNGSVFAPHHEPSMLMPAVDYCMEIVPEIGLKTFVCFPEERLIVAADSRYTFYTCGLLISVPFLILTIAAYTITPQLRDVYGKALCRYCGCLALAFSTLAITQLGSAHLSDQACTSIAFVIQFSFVACFFWLNAMCIEMWSLVRSHVKRETNRMKAETLFFWYSLWCWGPPVILILVSMIMDLSPTIPATYVKPKISKESCWFESSDEAMPYFYVPVGLLLLGNVTLFILTFIKLSKYQKDLDLRRLARNEETDRQDRSLLRRYTRMAIVSLIIFFLIGLNWTMELISWFIDADSFDWSMLDLVNALQGVLVFGLFVIRRPQRDFVWHRIQQLRGIDTTPPQAGSMELYLLPMLNGDTVPRQTIIP; encoded by the exons ATGCCTGGAAATACGAAATCATTGTTAGTGTTGATGCACATTCTTCTCTGGGACCTGGCCGTTTGCTATGATCGCGTGAAAGATGAAACGCCGACGATATACTGGATTCCTCGG GAAAATGGGACCGCAATACCAGaagaatatacaaatttaccATTGGTTTCAAAGTGCTGTCCGGATGGCGAAGTTTTCATAAAAAATGGAACCAATACCGCGGTCTGCGGTGTAATCCATTCCACAGCCGAGTACAATTTCTCtccgatattttataatttcaacaaaagcGGCTACGAGATTCCCGGCGACGAACACAGCACGTTTGTCGCGATCACTGGAGATCCTTGTAAATACAAAAG ATATATGCTGGACCCAGACGAAACCAGCGATGACAATAGTTATTTATTGGTGAACGGCTCCGTGTTTGCGCCGCATCATGAACCATCGATGTTGATGCCTGCCGTCGATTACTGCATGGAGATCGTCCCGGAGATCGGATTAAAAACTTTCGTATGCTTTCCGGAGG AACGTTTAATAGTTGCCGCGGATTCCCGGTACACCTTCTACACCTGCGGCCTCTTAATATCGGTGCCGTTTTTAATTCTCACTATCGCCGCGTACACCATCACGCCGCAATTAAGGGACGTCTATGGAAAAGCACTGTGCCGTTACTGCGGTTGTTTAGCACTCGCTTTTTCTACGCTGGCGATAACGCAGCTGGGAAGTGCGCATTTATCGGATCAAGCCTGCACCAGTATAG CGTTTGTTATCCAGTTCTCCTTCGTTGCCTGCTTCTTTTGGCTAAATGCGATGTGCATCGAAATGTGGTCACTGGTACGCAGCCACGTGAAACGCGAAACCAACAGGATGAAGGCAGAAACGTTGTTCTTTTGGTACTCGTTATGGTGTTGGGGTCCCCCGGTGATACTTATTCTCGTCTCGATGATCATGGATCTTAGCCCAACGATACCTGCCACTTACGTGAAGCCAAAGATCAGCAAGGAAAGTTGCTGGTTCGAAT CAAGCGATGAAGCAATGCCGTACTTCTATGTGCCGGTTGGATTGCTGCTTCTCGGAAACGTGACTCTTTTCATTCTGACATTCATTAAACTATCGAAGTATCAGAAGGATCTCGACTTGAGACGCTTAGCAAGGAACGAGGAAACGGATCGTCAAGATCGAAGCCTCCTCCGACGTTACACCAGGATGGCTATCGTCAGTTTGATCATTTTCTTCCTGATAGGTCTGAACTGGACAATGGAGCTGATATCCTGGTTCATCGACGCAGACTCGTTCGACTGGTCCATGTTGGACCTGGTGAACGCTCTTCAAGGTGTTCTTGTGTTCGGTTTGTTCGTGATACGAAGACCACAAAGAGACTTCGTCTGGCACAGGATACAACAGCTTCGTGGTATAGACACGACACCACCGCAAGCTGGAAGCATGGAATTGTATCTGCTTCCGATGTTAAACGGCGATACTGTGCCTAGACAAACGATCATTCCGTGA
- the LOC117218684 gene encoding inositol polyphosphate 5-phosphatase K produces the protein MADKLERLRIYFVTWNVATKYPEEDLYQLLDVNHNIPPKTMPDLYFVGLQEVKAQPQNMLLNMMFDDPWTKAFRDVLKKYGYVKVCTQRLQGIVLIAFCLRKHITHLRLMEAQYTRTGFGGMWGNKGAVSIRLNIYGISMCVVNTHLTAHDHLLADRISDYNTILANHTFSCADTSKILYHDYIFWIGDLNFRLYGEDLTATDINMRVKKDQLKCLLDRDQLKRVMASGEAFAELNENVITFPPTYKYEFASQEFDLKRRPSWTDRILYKVNADVYDDVKLSATQHSYKSHSSYIQSDHKPVTGEFDIVVRPIVPDHGVEFQPVTQWFIDEENSVSYRLLGDSRPTSCDWVGLFHNDFSSLDDYIVYEYVGRGKAPFERHAITERIYFSDTALRSPGMYQLVYVAQSGNLLGILGVSPPFPGHRRP, from the exons ATGGCCGACAAGCTGGAACGTCTCAG GATATACTTTGTCACATGGAATGTGGCAACAAAGTATCCCGAAGAAGACTTATATCAGCTTCTTGATGTTAACCATAATATTCCTCCAAAAACAATGCCAGATTTATATTTTGTTGg GTTGCAGGAAGTGAAAGCACAACCACAAAATATGTTATTAAATATGATGTTTGATGACCCATGGACTAAAGCTTTTAG ggatgtattaaaaaaatatgGCTATGTGAAAGTATGTACACAACGCTTACAGGGTATAGTATTAATTGCATTCTGTTTGCGAAAACATATCACTCATTTAAGATTAATGGAAGCTCAGTATACGCGAACTGGTTTTGGGGGCATGTGG GGTAACAAGGGGGCAGTCAGTATCAGATTAAATATATATGGCATCAGTATGTGTGTTGTGAATACACACTTGACAGCTCATGATCATTTATTGGCAGACAGAATATCAGATTATAATACAATACTCGCAAACCATACTTTTAGTTGCGCAGACACATCAAAGATATTATATCATga CTATATATTTTGGATCGGTGACCTAAATTTCCGACTGTATGGAGAAGACTTAACAGCTACAGATATTAACATGAGGGTTAAAAAAGATCAACTAAAATGCTTATTAGATAGAGATCAACTAAAAAGGGTAATGGCAAGTGGAGAAGCTTTTGCGGAATTGAATGAAAATGTTATTACATTTCCACCTACATACAAATATGAATTTGCTTCTCAAGAATTTGATCTCAA ACGTAGACCATCTTGGACTGATAGAATTTTATACAAAGTGAATGCTGATGTATATGATGATGTAAAACTTAGTGCAACTCAGCATAGTTACAAAAGTCATTCCAGTTACATACAATCAGATCACAAACCGGTCACAGGGGAATTTGATATTGTT GTCAGACCCATAGTGCCAGATCACGGTGTAGAGTTCCAACCTGTAACACAATGGTTCATTGATGAAGAAAATTCTGTATCATATAGACTGTTGGGAGATTCTAGACCTACCAGTTGTGATTGGGTTGGTCTCTTCCATAATGATTTTTCTAGTTTAGACGATTACATTGTCTACGAATACGTAGGCAGAG GTAAAGCGCCTTTTGAACGTCATGCAATTACAGAACGAATTTACTTCAGCGATACAGCGCTACGTTCACCGGGAATGTACCAATTGGTTTATGTTGCTCAAAGTGGGAATCTACTTGGAATTTTAGGCGTTAGTCCACCGTTTCCAGGTCACCGCAGACCATAG